In one window of Candidatus Sulfuricurvum sp. RIFRC-1 DNA:
- a CDS encoding CCE_0567 family metalloprotein: protein MSEMTEQDHKKELAKLKRLAVEVASEIHDIVEDTVWTNHVKMPELAAKLYDAVEKANSYKAEHSL, encoded by the coding sequence ATGTCGGAAATGACTGAACAAGATCATAAAAAAGAGTTGGCGAAACTCAAACGTTTAGCGGTAGAAGTTGCATCAGAGATACATGATATTGTCGAAGATACGGTCTGGACGAACCATGTTAAAATGCCTGAATTGGCTGCAAAATTGTACGATGCAGTCGAAAAAGCCAACAGCTACAAAGCAGAACACTCCCTCTAA
- a CDS encoding FeoA family protein, protein MNLLESCVNEKCRVLSIALDEVLKDHLCAMGICPNATLCVKRYGLFKSSVQVQIGERIVALGKDQARHIEIRVA, encoded by the coding sequence ATGAATCTTCTTGAATCCTGCGTGAATGAAAAATGCAGAGTCTTATCCATAGCATTGGATGAAGTATTAAAAGATCATCTTTGCGCTATGGGAATTTGTCCGAATGCGACACTCTGTGTGAAACGGTACGGACTTTTTAAGAGCAGTGTACAGGTTCAGATCGGTGAACGAATCGTTGCATTAGGAAAAGATCAAGCACGCCACATCGAGATACGCGTTGCTTAA
- a CDS encoding GNAT family N-acetyltransferase encodes MYIGWLKFVDVPELVKIAEETGWLLDGYHVKLMMMHAPHLCYGAYEDGVLVGAVMAIEFETSAMIKYFMVRPTHQKQGIGRRLFNTLFGVLKDEHPSLYLHANPHLKSFFEQSGFKAVMEVGRFLNVGKVPPFNFTNAQAKELDGGNFDAMIRKMDFETFGEDRMAFMLDEMERNSSLKFALPNSFQHSSVINARGVYLGPWQCRPGFEDEAEKMMQGVLYFRGLKKVLADVPLGNANAVALFEKYHFQQKGTFIHMCYGEPRNVKFENIYAFSL; translated from the coding sequence ATGTATATAGGATGGCTTAAATTCGTAGATGTTCCTGAACTTGTGAAAATTGCCGAAGAGACGGGGTGGTTACTGGATGGATATCATGTTAAACTCATGATGATGCACGCACCCCATTTATGTTATGGGGCGTACGAAGATGGTGTACTTGTCGGTGCAGTGATGGCCATAGAGTTCGAGACATCAGCGATGATCAAATACTTTATGGTACGACCGACACATCAAAAGCAGGGGATCGGACGTCGGTTGTTCAATACCCTTTTTGGAGTCCTCAAAGACGAACACCCCTCGCTGTATCTCCATGCAAATCCTCATCTTAAAAGCTTTTTTGAGCAAAGCGGATTTAAGGCGGTTATGGAAGTAGGGCGTTTTCTCAATGTCGGAAAAGTACCCCCTTTTAATTTTACGAACGCTCAGGCCAAAGAACTCGACGGAGGAAATTTCGATGCGATGATCCGTAAAATGGATTTTGAAACGTTCGGTGAAGATCGGATGGCGTTTATGCTCGATGAGATGGAGCGCAACAGTTCACTCAAATTTGCCTTGCCGAACTCATTTCAACACTCCAGTGTCATCAATGCACGCGGCGTTTATTTAGGGCCGTGGCAATGCAGACCGGGGTTTGAAGACGAGGCTGAGAAAATGATGCAGGGCGTTTTGTATTTCAGGGGGCTGAAAAAAGTTCTTGCTGACGTTCCTCTGGGGAATGCCAATGCAGTTGCATTGTTTGAGAAATACCATTTTCAGCAAAAAGGTACTTTTATTCATATGTGTTACGGCGAGCCGCGCAACGTCAAATTTGAAAATATCTACGCGTTTTCACTTTAA
- the nifV gene encoding homocitrate synthase, translating to MALINDTTLRDGEQAPYVAFNTEEKLRIATLLDACGADELEIGIAAMGVKERDDIKELLALGLKARMMTWNRMKMEDLDASLSCGVKAVDLSIPISDILIDVKFGGSKAKVLTELERVVTTATKEGLFVCIGGEDSSRGSHEFIRDVMTLARECGAGRFRYCDTIGIMTPTQTYNEIKSLCDLDLLPIEMHTHNDFGLANANALSGIDAGALSMNTTVIGLGERAGNASFEQILMTLKHLYGEARSIDPLLIRNLVHTVASAANMSLATNAPVVGERIFAHESGIHASGMMKDSHAYEPYEAEEVGLESSFPIGKHSGSATIRYHLARMGISAENAILRDMLPKIREIVTSRKRVLEISELKSLYQDLACI from the coding sequence ATGGCACTCATCAACGATACTACACTGCGTGACGGGGAGCAGGCTCCTTATGTCGCGTTCAATACCGAAGAGAAACTTCGTATCGCTACTTTGTTAGACGCGTGCGGCGCGGATGAACTTGAAATCGGTATTGCGGCGATGGGTGTCAAAGAACGCGACGATATCAAAGAACTTTTAGCCTTAGGTCTAAAAGCTCGGATGATGACGTGGAATCGGATGAAGATGGAAGATCTTGACGCTTCACTCTCGTGCGGAGTTAAAGCGGTCGATCTCTCTATCCCTATCTCAGATATTCTTATCGATGTTAAATTCGGCGGCAGTAAAGCGAAAGTCTTAACCGAGCTTGAGCGTGTTGTTACTACAGCTACCAAAGAGGGTTTGTTTGTTTGCATCGGCGGAGAAGACAGTTCACGAGGAAGTCATGAATTTATCCGCGATGTGATGACATTAGCCCGTGAGTGTGGTGCAGGGCGCTTCCGCTATTGCGATACCATCGGTATTATGACCCCGACACAAACCTACAATGAAATCAAATCATTATGCGACTTAGATCTCCTCCCGATTGAAATGCACACCCATAATGATTTTGGTCTTGCTAATGCGAATGCCCTCAGCGGTATTGACGCGGGTGCACTCAGTATGAATACAACTGTTATTGGATTGGGTGAACGGGCGGGTAATGCCTCGTTTGAACAGATTCTCATGACACTCAAACATCTCTACGGTGAGGCACGTTCCATCGATCCTCTCCTCATTCGAAATTTGGTTCATACGGTGGCAAGCGCGGCAAATATGTCGCTAGCCACCAATGCCCCTGTCGTAGGTGAACGGATATTTGCCCACGAAAGCGGCATACACGCAAGCGGGATGATGAAAGATTCCCATGCGTATGAACCCTATGAAGCCGAAGAGGTTGGATTGGAAAGTTCCTTTCCGATCGGAAAACACTCCGGCAGTGCAACCATCCGTTATCACTTGGCACGTATGGGGATTAGTGCTGAGAATGCAATTTTGCGGGATATGCTCCCAAAAATCCGTGAAATCGTCACTTCCCGTAAACGGGTGCTTGAAATTAGTGAGCTAAAATCCCTCTATCAGGACCTGGCATGTATATAG
- the nifB gene encoding nitrogenase cofactor biosynthesis protein NifB: MSCSSSGNESFMPEDIQAKIHNHPCYSEGAHHHYARIHVAVAPACNIQCNYCNRKYDCSNESRPGVTSERLSPEEAAKKVLLVGGEVQRMSVLGIAGPGDALANPKKTFETFGLVREFASDLKLCLSTNGLELPNFIDEMVEYNIDHITVTINSVDETGEIGSLIYPWIFHNNKRIYGKEAAQILLANQLEGMKKCVEKGILIKANSVLIPGVNDKHLPEVSKKLKEIGVFLHNIMPILSEPEFGTAFALAGVPSATDQEQMAIQEACGMDMKLMQHCRQCRADAVGLIGEDRGAEFTKDTFAGLSFDELQIKYDLEARQAAQAKIEEFRFFLDQANERVRKEKAELSSNGVTILVAVTTAGEGMINQHFGSVKEFLIYEAGDKGIRFIHHRKVDYEYCAGPDGTNPLQPILEKLKDVQMILTAKIGGCPQDDLKAAGIIADQSYAYEPIEISVLKASRKYFGMDENAEVN; this comes from the coding sequence ATGAGTTGTTCCTCAAGCGGAAATGAATCTTTTATGCCCGAAGATATTCAAGCGAAGATACACAATCATCCATGTTATTCAGAGGGTGCACATCACCATTATGCACGTATTCACGTAGCGGTTGCCCCGGCGTGTAATATCCAATGTAATTACTGTAATCGTAAATACGACTGTTCCAATGAATCTCGACCGGGGGTAACCTCTGAGCGTCTTAGCCCTGAAGAAGCGGCAAAAAAAGTATTGCTTGTCGGCGGTGAAGTACAGCGTATGAGCGTACTAGGTATCGCAGGTCCGGGAGATGCCCTTGCAAATCCGAAGAAAACCTTTGAGACATTCGGATTGGTTCGTGAATTTGCATCGGATTTAAAACTTTGTCTCTCAACGAATGGTTTGGAATTGCCAAACTTCATCGATGAGATGGTCGAGTACAACATCGACCACATCACCGTCACCATTAACAGTGTTGATGAAACCGGTGAAATCGGAAGTCTAATCTATCCGTGGATCTTCCATAACAACAAACGTATTTATGGAAAAGAGGCAGCGCAAATCCTCCTCGCAAATCAACTCGAAGGGATGAAAAAATGCGTTGAAAAAGGGATCTTGATCAAAGCGAACTCGGTTCTTATCCCGGGTGTCAATGACAAACATCTCCCTGAAGTTTCCAAAAAACTCAAAGAGATCGGTGTTTTCTTGCATAACATCATGCCGATTCTCTCTGAGCCTGAATTCGGTACGGCGTTTGCCCTCGCAGGCGTTCCGAGTGCGACGGATCAGGAACAAATGGCGATTCAAGAAGCGTGCGGTATGGACATGAAACTCATGCAGCACTGTCGTCAATGCCGCGCCGATGCAGTAGGGCTTATCGGTGAAGACCGTGGAGCTGAGTTTACCAAAGATACCTTTGCAGGGCTTAGTTTCGACGAACTCCAAATCAAATACGATCTTGAAGCGCGTCAAGCGGCTCAGGCGAAAATCGAAGAGTTTAGATTCTTCCTCGATCAGGCCAATGAGCGCGTCCGTAAAGAGAAAGCGGAACTTAGTTCGAATGGCGTGACAATCCTCGTTGCGGTCACTACAGCAGGCGAGGGGATGATCAATCAGCACTTCGGAAGCGTTAAAGAGTTTTTGATCTACGAAGCCGGTGATAAAGGGATCCGTTTTATCCATCACCGCAAAGTGGATTATGAGTATTGTGCAGGACCGGACGGTACAAATCCGCTTCAGCCGATCTTGGAAAAACTCAAAGATGTTCAGATGATTCTAACGGCGAAAATCGGTGGTTGCCCGCAGGATGATCTTAAAGCGGCCGGCATCATCGCCGATCAAAGCTACGCGTATGAACCGATTGAAATTTCAGTTCTCAAAGCATCCCGCAAATACTTCGGTATGGATGAAAACGCGGAAGTGAATTAG
- a CDS encoding EAL domain-containing protein, with product MRLINHRYESSEALKRFISETFKGDEVLFVQLFSGNMDTLLTQSVVNIILDTLPNSCLIGSTTAGEIMNGEMSSNEIVIAFSQFEATDVSTYYFPHLDFDQGIQAAKRIVSDRTKLCIAFAEGIGGDAESFLNGFTSVRSDVIVAGGNAGDDLTFQNTRIFEGRSLHSFGIAIAVLDSDVLEVHNAYSLHWSAIGKEMEVTKADKNIIYEIDGRAVEELYTYYLGSETVARIPASAIEFPLIKIEDGVQIARSIVARSENGGFVYAGHFCNGDKVHFAIGNVEDILNHASEIQKSVALGEPEAIFIYSCSVRKLFLKDQLNYEFGLINEVAPTSGFFTYGEFFHSPHGNQLLNITTTTISLRESTRKDVGIVDIKEREYRHTMLKSLTHLVNTTQNELNDSIKILDQYKMVLDQSSIVSKTNAKGIITYVNDAFCFISGYRREELIGKNHNLVRHPDTSPELFKDLWETIQSGKVWKETFQNLSKSGESYYVKTVIAPIFDDAGQIVEYIAARVDVTELITKEQIIQRQLLDTLSGLKNRTALLNDLESENQEVTLVLLNIDRFSNINDYFGYEVGDQLLKSFANRLREMTEHEYLYRISGDEFAIICINQKFDDALRDYVLDNLNKLENFKYSVAGYEHTLNVTCGVAHAIYSDVYNLAHMALKEAKEQRSKLIFFNDNTTLSEKNRNNIWMMTKLKSAIEEDRIVPYFQGIVDNTTRRIMKYEALVRLIEKDGSVLSPFWFLEHAKKSKLYDQLTRVMIRKTFAIFEKSEYEFSLNLTLQDIINDETRMLLYHTLEHSSASNRVVFEIVESEGIENFDEVAEFIKTLKHYGCKIAIDDFGTGYSNFSYLSKLDIDYIKIDGSLIKNINNDADHLLTVESILFFARKKGIETIAEFVEDEAIFATLMSLGVDYSQGYLFSTPQPTIET from the coding sequence ATGCGGTTAATTAACCACAGATATGAAAGTTCTGAAGCCCTAAAGAGGTTTATTTCGGAGACATTTAAGGGTGATGAAGTACTTTTTGTACAGCTTTTTAGCGGTAATATGGATACTTTACTCACCCAGTCCGTGGTAAATATCATCCTAGATACCCTCCCGAATTCATGCTTGATCGGCTCAACTACGGCCGGTGAGATCATGAACGGTGAGATGAGCTCCAATGAGATTGTAATCGCATTTTCTCAGTTCGAAGCGACAGATGTCTCAACCTACTATTTTCCCCATTTAGATTTTGATCAGGGTATCCAAGCGGCAAAGAGAATTGTCAGTGATCGTACCAAATTGTGTATTGCTTTTGCGGAAGGGATCGGCGGCGATGCAGAATCTTTTTTAAACGGATTTACGTCAGTCCGCAGTGATGTAATAGTCGCAGGAGGGAATGCCGGAGATGATCTAACGTTTCAAAATACCCGTATTTTTGAGGGACGTTCTCTCCATTCGTTCGGGATAGCCATTGCGGTATTGGATAGCGATGTTTTGGAAGTGCATAATGCCTATTCCCTTCATTGGTCAGCGATCGGTAAAGAGATGGAAGTGACAAAAGCGGATAAAAACATTATTTATGAGATTGACGGTAGAGCGGTGGAAGAACTTTACACCTACTATCTGGGTTCCGAAACGGTTGCACGTATTCCGGCAAGCGCGATAGAGTTTCCCCTCATAAAGATTGAAGACGGTGTCCAGATTGCCCGCTCGATTGTAGCTCGTAGCGAAAATGGCGGTTTTGTGTATGCCGGACATTTTTGTAATGGAGATAAAGTTCATTTTGCAATCGGGAATGTCGAAGATATTCTTAACCATGCTTCTGAGATCCAGAAATCAGTTGCCTTGGGTGAACCGGAAGCGATCTTTATTTACTCATGCTCGGTACGAAAACTTTTTTTAAAAGATCAGTTAAATTACGAGTTTGGTTTGATCAACGAAGTAGCCCCGACGAGCGGGTTTTTTACCTATGGAGAGTTTTTTCATTCACCGCACGGCAATCAGCTTCTTAACATTACCACTACGACGATTTCCCTACGCGAATCTACCCGTAAGGACGTTGGCATAGTGGATATAAAAGAGCGGGAATATCGCCATACGATGCTCAAATCATTGACCCATTTGGTCAATACGACGCAGAATGAACTCAACGACAGCATTAAAATTCTCGATCAATATAAAATGGTGCTTGATCAAAGCTCAATTGTCTCAAAGACAAATGCCAAAGGAATCATTACCTATGTCAATGATGCTTTTTGCTTTATTTCAGGTTATCGGCGTGAAGAACTGATCGGTAAAAACCATAATTTGGTGCGTCATCCTGATACCTCTCCTGAACTCTTTAAAGATTTATGGGAAACGATTCAATCAGGCAAGGTGTGGAAAGAGACCTTTCAAAATCTCTCGAAGAGCGGCGAATCGTATTACGTTAAAACCGTTATTGCCCCCATATTTGATGATGCGGGTCAGATTGTCGAGTACATTGCTGCTCGTGTTGATGTGACGGAACTCATTACTAAAGAGCAAATTATCCAGCGTCAGCTACTAGATACCTTGAGCGGATTAAAGAATAGAACGGCATTGTTAAATGATTTGGAAAGTGAAAATCAAGAAGTGACCTTAGTGTTGCTCAATATTGACCGTTTTTCGAATATTAATGATTACTTCGGCTATGAAGTGGGAGATCAGCTGCTCAAATCGTTTGCCAATCGTTTGCGTGAGATGACAGAACACGAGTATCTCTATCGGATCAGCGGAGATGAGTTTGCGATCATCTGTATTAACCAAAAGTTTGATGATGCATTGCGAGATTATGTCCTCGATAATCTAAACAAGCTTGAAAATTTTAAATATTCTGTTGCCGGATACGAACATACGCTCAATGTTACGTGCGGAGTAGCGCATGCTATATACTCCGATGTCTATAATCTGGCGCACATGGCCCTCAAAGAGGCTAAAGAACAACGTTCCAAACTGATATTTTTTAATGATAATACAACCTTGAGTGAAAAGAACCGAAACAATATTTGGATGATGACCAAACTTAAATCGGCAATTGAAGAAGATCGGATTGTGCCGTATTTTCAAGGGATTGTTGATAACACAACCCGCCGTATTATGAAATATGAAGCTCTTGTCCGTCTGATTGAAAAAGACGGCAGTGTATTAAGCCCGTTTTGGTTTTTGGAGCATGCGAAAAAATCGAAACTCTACGATCAATTGACGCGCGTTATGATTAGAAAAACCTTTGCTATTTTTGAAAAGAGTGAGTATGAATTTTCACTCAATCTGACCCTTCAAGATATCATTAACGATGAAACACGAATGCTCTTGTACCATACGCTGGAACACTCATCCGCTTCCAATAGAGTGGTTTTTGAAATCGTCGAATCTGAGGGGATTGAAAATTTTGATGAAGTTGCAGAATTTATTAAAACACTCAAACACTACGGATGTAAGATCGCGATTGATGATTTTGGTACAGGGTATTCGAATTTTAGCTATTTAAGCAAACTCGATATTGATTATATTAAAATTGACGGTTCGCTCATTAAAAACATCAATAATGATGCAGATCATCTTTTGACGGTGGAAAGCATTCTATTTTTCGCACGAAAAAAAGGGATTGAAACGATTGCCGAATTTGTCGAAGATGAAGCGATTTTTGCGACATTAATGAGTCTTGGTGTTGATTATTCACAAGGCTACCTCTTTTCAACCCCTCAACCGACAATCGAAACGTAA